The window CAGAAAATTCTGAAAATCTACATACCTTTAGAGGGAAAAATAGGTGACCATTGCAGGATGATTTTTGTGTGCATTTTTTTATCGTAAAAATACGGGGAGAGAATGGGGAGAGATTGTCATGAAATAAAAAAGGGTTCAAGCTAAGTGCCTGAACCCTTTGAGTTTTTTTGGTGCCGAAGGGGGGACTCGAACCCCCACGGGCGTGGCCCACTACCCCCTCAAGATAGCGTGTCTACCAGTTCCACCACTTCGGCACTATTGGGAAAGTCGAAATAACGAATGCGGTTAATATAATGTCTTTCTGATTTTGTCCAGCATTTTTATTGAGTTGCTGGTGCGGAATTTTCCTCAGTTTCTATGGGAGTCTGCACTGGCAGAGACGGAGTCATTTCATCTCTTCTGGTCTCATCCAGAATAATCGAGCTTGGCTGAGTAGTATGCTTTTTGGCACTCATGTAGGTAAAGGTAAGAGAAGTGCAGAAAAAAACAGCAGCCACTCCTACAGTAAGCTTGGTCAGAATTCCTCCAGCTCCGCTGCTGCCGAACAGGCTGCCGCCGCCCCCGCCAAATATGACACCCATGCCCTGCTGCCCTGACTGCAATAGAACAAGAACAACCAGCGTGATGCAGGATATAATGTGAATTGTTATGATAAGAGTTTGCAAGAAACGCCTCCGTAAGGAAAATTAAAAAAAATGGATCAGTTCAGACCACTAAACAGATCCAAAAAAATACTTAAGCTGTGACAATCTTTGAAAAGGAATCAGCCTTCAAACTCGCACCTCCTACCAGCACACCATCTACATTGTCAAGAGAAATAATAGTAGCGCAATTATCAGGCTTTACACTGCCTCCATATAAAATCCGAATATCCTTGCCTTCTTGCTGGTTCGGTTCAAGCCAGGAGCGAATCAGATCGTGAGCCTGGGCAATGTCCTCAGGTCCGGCAGTTTCCCCCGTTCCAATGGCCCATACTGGTTCATAGGCAATAATAAAGTTTTCGGCCTTGACCTGTCCTGCCCTCGCAAGACCTTTTTCGAGCTGTCCAAGAAGAACCTGTTCAACCAATCCCTGCTTTCGCTCTTCAATGGTTTCTCCAATACATAATATGATCTTTAAATTACTATTAAGACCATATAATACCTTTTCAGCCAGAAAATCATCTCTCTCACCAAGGACATGCCTTCGTTCAGAGTGGCCGACCAGGGCAAAAGAGCAACCACAGTCAGTCAATTGCTGCGGGCTTATCTCGCCTGTATATGCACCCTCCTGCTCCGGATAAAAATTCTGGCCTCCAAGAAAATACCCAGTTTGTCCGGCAAGCATTTCACTTACACCGTAAAGAGCAGTAAAAGGGGGAATAAGCAAAACTTCCCGGTCGTCGGGTAATTTATCGCCTACTGCCACCACCAGCTCCCTTGCTGTGCGGCTGGCATCATCTCTGGTTTTGTACATTTTCCAGTTGGCAGCCATAATTTTTTTTAACATTTTATTTGAACTCCCATATCATACTCATTTAAAAATAATTCTGATCTTAATTTGAATCAGCGGTTTGCCAGGAGGGAGCATTACGCGTTTCTGAAAAGTCAATTGGGGACAGTCCCGAAGCCAGGGACAGTCCCCGTGCCAAGCCGTCGCAATCGGGTTTTAAGTCCATAATAGCTATGACATACAGCTCGAATTTATAGTTTTCAGAAACGCGTAATGCTCCCTGCCGGGATTGATCCCGAACAACTTAAAATAAATCTGTACCTGCTTTGGCCATATTCAGCAACTGCTCAACCTTTCTGCTGTAAAGCCTGGAACCCGGGCAATACTTTGCCTTCGAGAAATTCCATAAATGAACCTCCACCTGTAGAAATGAAGCTGAACTTTTCAGTTATGTTCATTTTATGTATCAAAGCATCAGTATCACCTCCGCCAACTATGGTTTCAGCAGGCAAATCACCCACCAGATCTGCAATATTGTAAGACCCTTGGGCAAAGGTTCTGTTTTCAAATGCTCCCATGGGGCCATTCCAGACGATGGTTCCAGCTTTGGTCAAAACTTCGGCAAATAAAGTGCATGAAGCCGGGCCGATATCTAAGGCCATTTTATCTGAAGGAATGTTTTGAAAAGGAACTACCTCTGCACCGTCCTGAATGTCCACACCATCACCAGCAATAAAGTCAACCGGCAGGTAAAAACCAACTTTTTTATCTCTGGCATTCTGCATTATGACCTGGGCTTCATCCAGTAAGTGATCTTCTACAAGAGATTTGCCTACATCATATCCCATAGCCTTTATGAAGGTATTGGCCATGGCACCTCCAATAATCATGGAGTTAACCTTATCCATGAGATTGTTCAGAACTCCAAGTTTGGAAGATACTTTTGCGCCTCCGGAAATTAATATAAACGGTCTGGCAGGGTCAACAATTCTGGACAGATACTCCCACTCCTTTTTCAGCAAAAGACCACCCATGCACTGCTCAAAATGATCGGTAATGCCTACTACAGAAGCATGTGCTCTGTGGGAAACTCCAAAAGCATCATTCACGTAGGCCTGGCCCAGTTTAGCCAGCTGCGCGGAAAATTCAGAATCATTTTTTTGTTCACCCTCATGGAACCGCAAGTTCTCCAGCATAAGGACCTGCCCGGGTTTCAAAGCTTGGGCCATGGCTTCTGTTTCAGAACCAATACAGTCTGGAGCCAGTGCAACATCTATTTCCAACAGTTCAGAAAGTCTTGCAGCAACAGGTTTCAATGAAAGATCCGGCACTATTTTTCCCTTGGGTTTGCCGAGATGCGAACAAATTATCAGAGAAGCGTTCTTTTCAAGAGCAAGCTTAAGAGTTGGAATGCTGGCCTTAATGCGATTGTCATCCTGAATTTCCTGGTTCTTGATGGGTACATTGTAATCGACCCTGATAAGAAGTTTTTTACCGCCAATATCTTCTGTATCAATAAATTTCATAATATCTCCATATGGTTGATGGTTCTTCATTAACTAATCAAACGGTTATCGTTACTGAAGGTTGTTAAACCATAAAGAATAAAATTTCAACACTGAGTCGACAGTGAATTAAAAAGATTTCGCCTCTTGCGCAAGTGGTTCAGGTTAAAAAAACGAGAAAGGGCGAACACAAGGTTCGCCCTTTTGAAAAAAACGCTATGATCAGGGACAGCTTTTATAAAAATATATAGCCGCATCTACTCCCAGGATCTTTTATCTTCAATACCAGATCCCTTCTCAAACATTTCGTGACCATCCTCCAGCACATGCACCTCGGCCCGTAACTTAATTTTTTCCTGAAAAGTTTTGGAAACCTTCAGGGTATCCGTATCTCTTGAGCAGCAAAGGTATAAACTTATTTTATCCTTTCCACCTGGGTTGGTGGTCACAATTTTCCATGTTTTGATATCAGGAAAAACTGAAAGAGCCTGTGCCACCTGTGCCGGATATACAAACTGTCCTTTGACCTTGACTGTATCATCCACTCTGCCCATAATACCCTGAAGACGCGGGCTTTTACGCCCACAGGGGCATGGATCTTCTGTAATTACAGACAAGTCGCCTGTAGCGAGACGTATGAGCGGATAGTCAGGATTAAATGGAGTAACCACAACCTCACCTGGTTGCCCCGGAGACAAAGGTTTTCTGGTCTCTGGATCACAAACTTCCACATGACACCTGCTTGAAAGATGCATGCCGGACTTCTCCGGACACTCATAGGCAATACAGCCCAGATCAGCAGTGCCATACCCCTGCCTGACCAGCATACCGAAACGTTCTTCAAGTTCGCTTCTGAGAGTCTCTGACAGCTTTTCTGCAGCTACAAAGGCCACTCTTAATTTAAAGTCCTTTTTTAAGTCCAGACCATTTTTTTCAGCCTTATCTGCGATAATCTTGAGAAAACTGGCCATACCAACAAATCCATTAACCCCAAGCCTGGTCATGACGTCAATCTGACCTTCAGTATTGCCTGGTCCGGCAGGAAAAACAGCGCATCCAATCTCATGCAAAGGCTCTTCCATCATCAACCCTGCAGGAGTGAAGTGATAGCTGAAGGTCATCTGTACAACATCCCTACTGCGAAAGCCTGCCGCATAAAATGCCTCAGCAAATCCCCAGAAATCCTTTTTTCTTGCCTCAGGATCCACAATAGGTCCGGGCGACATGAAAATATGGCGCAGTTCTCCTAAATCACAGGCCAGCAAACCACCCAAACGGCTGTCCTGAGTTTGCAGATGCACAAGGTCTTTCTTGGGCAGTACAGGAATTTTGTCCCAGTCACCCAGTCCTTTAATATCTTCAGCATTCAAGCCAGCCTTTTCAAGTCTTTGCCTGAAGGCAGGCGAATAGCTGCAGGCGTGATGCAGCAGTGTTTGAAGATTTTCCCAGACATGCCTCTGACGCTCAGAAGCGCTCTGAACTTCCTGATCATTGTAATAACCTGTTGATCTATCCTTATTCATGTAATCAATCCATTGGTTTGTAAAGGCTGTTATCCAAGCCAGCGTTTTCTACGTCTGTAATGCTTCACATCCCGGTAACTACGCTTTTCTCCAGTTTTGCCGATGCCGAGATAAAATTCCTGAACATCTGGATTTTCAAGCAGGCTCTTTGCCCTGCCATCCATAACTATCCGTCCGTTTTCCAGAATATAACCATGACTCGAAATACTCAGAGCAGCCCTGGCATTCTGCTCAACAAGCAAAATGGTTACTCCCTCTTCACTGTTTACTCTTTTGATAATCTCGAAAATCTCTTCCACAAGCAAAGGGGCAAGCCCAAGAGAAGGCTCATCAAGCAAAAGCAATTTAGGCTTAGCCATTAGTGCCCTGCCAATGGCCAGCATCTGCTGTTCCCCACCGGACAGATATCCGGCCAGCTGCTTTCTGCGCTCCTTAAGCCGGGGAAAATATTCATAGACCATTTCTTTTGATACGGAAAACTCACTCTTAGGGCGAATGAAACCCCCGCATTTGAGATTTTCTTCAACATTCAGGTCTTCAAATATTCTACGGCCCTCCATGACCTGGAAAATGCCGAGACGGACAATTTTTTCCGGCCATAATTTATGAATGGGCTGCTCATCATAAAATATGGATCCCTCGGTTATTTCGCCGTCTTCTGTTGCCAGCAGCCCGGAAATAGACTTAAGAGTTGTTGATTTGCCTGCGCCATTGGATCCCAGCAATGCTGTTATGGAACCCCTTTCCACCTTGATGGATAGTCCTTTAAGCACCAGGACAACATCATTGTAAACAACTTCAAGGTTCTCAACACTGAGTATGTTCAAACCTTATCTCCGTTGATGTTATTATAGTTAATACCGTCAAGCTCCAAAACTTGGAGCTCTATTTTTCTTCTGTCAAAAAAGATGCAATACGCGTTTCTGAAATAAATGAACTGTTTGTTTAGCTGAATCTGTTTAGCTATTGATGACACCTTAGCCCAGAGACAGGCTCTTCAGCATCTTCCAGCCTTCAGCCTTCAGCCTTCAGCCTTCAGTCTCCAGCCTTCAGCCTTCAGTCTCCAGCCTTCAGCCTTCAGTCTCCAGCCTTCAGCCTTCAGCCTTCAGTCTGCAGTCTTCAGCCCAGAAAAAACTATAAAGCTATTTCCCAAGCCAGTCATCACGTCTTTCAAGCTCTTCTTCAGCCAGTAGCTCCATACCATCCTGATGCAGACGATAAATATAAACCGACATATTAGGTCTGTGATCATCAGGATAAAAGCTGACTGCAGGGGTTAACCCCATAGGATCGAAGTCACGCAAAGTCCTTACTGCATCGCGAATGCCAGATCCGTTGAGCTCATCATTCTCCATAGCTATTCTGATGCCCTCTGCCATAACCAGCATGGAAGCAAATCCCCTTATATAATGAGTCATTTGAGGTCTGCCGCCTGTAATCTCCTCGATGACAGCCATTCCAGGAACATCTGCACCGTAAATTACTCCTGTCTGCAGACCAAGGTGCCCGTTTACAGAACTGCCGGCCAGCGACAGCAGCTGCTCATCACTACCCCAGATATTGGTGATGAAAACAGCATCCATATTAAGACGTTCAGCATCTTTCAGGATTACTGCTGTTGAAGAAATGGTCCCACCAACCCATACGTAATCAGGCTTGTTTCTATTTAGTCTGATAAGCTGTGTGGTAGCGTCCATATCCCCAAGGCCAACATTTTCTTCGCCCACTATCTCAAACCCAAGCTCCCGGGCATACTCACGCCCAGCAGGTATGGGAGCCAGACCATAGGGATGGTTTGGATAAACAAAAGCAAGCCTGGGAGCACGATCTTTGTCCCAGTTACGATGCAGATAGTTAAGTACTCCACGCAATTGAGTTGAATAGTCTGCAGCAATAAAAAAATTATACGGAGCAACATTGGGGTCAGTCAGATGGGCTGAGTAAGACGCGGAAAATGTCGGGATGCGGTCTCTTGCCACCTGACGAACAAGCGCTTCAGTGTCAGCTGTTCCCCAGCCCTGCAGGGCCACCATACCCTGGCTCTTGAATCTGTTATAGGCTGCCAGAGCCTGCTGCACATTGTAGGCATAATCCACCTGCATCAAATGAATCTTCTGACCATTAATACCGCCTTGATCATTAATGTATTTGACAGCATCCTTGACTCCATCGGCATAAGGCCTTCCAACATCAGAGGTTGCACCGCTGAGATCTGAAATCAGTCCAATTCTAATCTCTGCCTGAGCGACTCCTGAAAAACAGGCCATTATAGTTGCCAATAAGATAAACTGCATGAATCGTTTCATAACAACCCCCCATAGAAAAGTAAGATATTAATGAGCAAAAGGATGCAGCTTGAAGTATGATTTGGCAAGCTGCCATCGTCTGGCCAGTCCATCCGGTTCAAAAATAAGAAACAGAACCAGAATAAGGCCGAATATACCATCACGCATGGCAAGAAAATATGTGCTGATATTGGGAAAAAAGCCACTCAAATGATCTGCTATAAAGCTTAGCACTTCCGGAAGAAGAGTAATAAAAACAGCCCCGAATACACTGCCCAGTACGCTTCCCAGTCCTCCAATGATGATCATGGCCAGATAACTAATGGAAAGAGTTATTTCAAACTGTTCTGGAGTGATGTACATGGTATAGTGGGCCCACAGACCGCCGGCGATCCCTGCCAGGAAAGAACTTATGCCAAAGGCCTGCAGTTTGTAATAAAACAGATTTATACCTACTGATTCCGCAGAAAGATGAAAATCCCGAATAGCTACAAAAGCCCGGCCTGACTTGGTGCGCAGCACGTTTTTGACCATAATTACGGCCAGCACGGCAAAAGCAAGTGTAAGATAAAACATTTTAAGATCAGTATCAAAATCAAAGCCGAATATTACTGGTGTGTCTAAGCCCATACCAATGGCACCGCCTGTGACACTAGTCCAATGCATGAAAATATAGACAAGTATCAACTGAGCAGCGAGAGTAGCTATGGCCAGATAAATCCCTTTGAGACGCAGGGAAGGTATTCCAAATATCATCCCAACCATGGCTGTAATGCCGCCGGCCAGAATAAGGGCCGGCAGAAAAGGCATCCCACTCAGGGTGAGGACTCCGGAGGCATAGGCTCCTACTCCAATAAATGCCCCATGTCCGAGAGATATCTGGCCGCAGGAACCAGTTAGCAGATTCAGCGATACTGCTCCGATAACCGCAATGTTAATCAGGTTCAGCAGGGACACCTGATAGGAGCTGAGAAAAAAAGGTGATATCAGCAATACGATAAAGAAAATTGCCAGACTGCTTTTTTGGAATCCAGTATGAAAAACCTGACTTTCCCTTGCATAAGTTGTAAAAAAAAGACCGCATTTTCCCTGCATGACTAAACTCTCTCTATCTCATGTGTTCCGAACAAACCATAAGGCCTGATCATAAGAATTATAACCAGAACTACATAAGCTGCCACCTCCCGGAAACCGGCCAGACCAAAAAGTTGCTGGGCCAGACCGTCTGACACATTTTCAAGAATCCCAATAATCAGACCGCCGATGGCTGCACCGAGAAGACTGTCCAAACCGCCGAGAATAACTGCGGGAAACACTTTGAGTCCCAGGTGGCCAAGCTGGGGGTTTATTCCGTTAATGTTGCCAAGAATAATTCCGCCTATGCTGGAAACAACAGCTGCTATACACCAGGACATGGCAAAAATGTTTTTCACCCCTATACCCATGGACTGCGCTGCCTGCTGATCAAAAGCTGTAGCCCGCATGGCAATACCCATGGTTGAGTATTTGAAAAAAAATGAAAAAATTACAAACAAAACAACAGAGAGGCAAAATGCTGCAATGTAAACTGGAGCTACTGGCAACCCAAGAATCCAGACAGGTTCTGTTGGCAATACCTGTGGATAAACTCTGATGGAAGTCCCCCAGAAAAGCTGAATAACCGCCTTCAGCACCGTGGACAGGCCTACCGTAACCATGATTACACTGATAATTGGTTCGCCAATCATGGGCCTTAAAATTACTCTCTCAAGACACAAGCCGAGAATAACTGAAAATATCAAGGTCATAAAAAACGAAATAAGGAAGGGCAGGCCCAGCTGCACAGTCAATGCAAAACATACATATGCTCCAAACATAACCAGTTCGCCCTGAGCAAAGTTTACTACCTTTGTGGCCTTGTAAATAATGACAAAGCCAAGGGCAACAAGACTGTAAATACTCCCTATGACCAGACCATTTAATACCAGATGTAAATAATATTCCATAGTATATTCCAGATGATTACGGAGGTTTAAAGTTCATGTTTCAAATAAAATATAAAAAAAATAAAGAAGCAACCGCCTTATGTCAGGCAACATCCTTAATGGCAATGCTTCCTTTCATTTCCCGGGTACTTCCATCCTGATACTGAATTCTGGCCACCATATCCACCTTGCTCTTATCTGTGTACAGATTGTCTATCAGTTCCTGGTACCTTTCACCAACAACTTTTCGCCTTATCTTTCTGGTCCTGGTGAGTTCACCATCGTCGGCATCCAACTCCTTGAAAAGCAGTGCAAAACGTCTGATTCTGGTATTTTCCGGCAGGGTGGAGTTAATCTTTCTGACTTCTTCAGCAATCAGATTATATACTTCTTTTTTGGCGGCAAGATCCTGGTAAGTAGTGTAGGTAATTAGCTTGCTTTCACTCCATCTGCCGGTAATTTCTTCATCAATACAGATAATGGCTGCTATGTACTCTTTGCCTTTGCCCATGACCACAGCTTCTCTGATATAAGGCGAAAACTTGAGCTTGTTCTCCATGAATTGTGGAGAAAACTTAGTGCCGTCGGCCAGTTCCATGACATCTTTTAGTCTGTCAATAACCACCAGCTGCCCATTATCCTTAAAGTAACCCGCATCCCCGGAAAGCAGCCAGCCATCATCGGACAATGTTTCTGCTGTGGCTTTTTTATCCTTGTAATAACCCTGAAATACTGCATCAGACTTGGATAGAATCTCTCCTTCCTCGGAAATCTTTATCCGGGTCTCAGGAATTGGCTCACCTACAGTATCGAAATCAATATGGCCATCTCTATGAATGCAGGAAATGCCTGCAATTTCAGTCTGGCCATAAATCTGTTTAAGGTTGACTCCCATGGCATGAAAAAACTTGAAAGTATCAGGACCCAAAGCTGCACCGCCAGTTGTGGCAGAACGAATTTTTGAAAAACCAAGGCGATCTCTTAGAGATCGAAATAAAAAAAATTGTGACAAGGCATAGCGGGTTTTCAGACCCAGCCCTGGTTCTTTCCTGCCCAGCCTGCACTCAGCCATCTCAATGCCGATACCCATGCATGTATGATATATAAATCTTTTAAGCCGGGTAGTTTCCATAATGCGAACCTGAATTCTGGCTGCAAGGTTCTCCCAGACCCTGGGGGGAGAAAATATAATATGAGGGCCAATTTCACGGATATCATTCTGAACAGTTTCCTGTTCTTCAGGAAAATTAACACAAAAACCGTACAGCAATGAAGAAGCTACAGC is drawn from Desulfonatronovibrio magnus and contains these coding sequences:
- the secG gene encoding preprotein translocase subunit SecG, with amino-acid sequence MQTLIITIHIISCITLVVLVLLQSGQQGMGVIFGGGGGSLFGSSGAGGILTKLTVGVAAVFFCTSLTFTYMSAKKHTTQPSSIILDETRRDEMTPSLPVQTPIETEENSAPATQ
- the tpiA gene encoding triose-phosphate isomerase, with the protein product MLKKIMAANWKMYKTRDDASRTARELVVAVGDKLPDDREVLLIPPFTALYGVSEMLAGQTGYFLGGQNFYPEQEGAYTGEISPQQLTDCGCSFALVGHSERRHVLGERDDFLAEKVLYGLNSNLKIILCIGETIEERKQGLVEQVLLGQLEKGLARAGQVKAENFIIAYEPVWAIGTGETAGPEDIAQAHDLIRSWLEPNQQEGKDIRILYGGSVKPDNCATIISLDNVDGVLVGGASLKADSFSKIVTA
- a CDS encoding phosphoglycerate kinase, which produces MKFIDTEDIGGKKLLIRVDYNVPIKNQEIQDDNRIKASIPTLKLALEKNASLIICSHLGKPKGKIVPDLSLKPVAARLSELLEIDVALAPDCIGSETEAMAQALKPGQVLMLENLRFHEGEQKNDSEFSAQLAKLGQAYVNDAFGVSHRAHASVVGITDHFEQCMGGLLLKKEWEYLSRIVDPARPFILISGGAKVSSKLGVLNNLMDKVNSMIIGGAMANTFIKAMGYDVGKSLVEDHLLDEAQVIMQNARDKKVGFYLPVDFIAGDGVDIQDGAEVVPFQNIPSDKMALDIGPASCTLFAEVLTKAGTIVWNGPMGAFENRTFAQGSYNIADLVGDLPAETIVGGGDTDALIHKMNITEKFSFISTGGGSFMEFLEGKVLPGFQALQQKG
- a CDS encoding phenylacetate--CoA ligase family protein; protein product: MNKDRSTGYYNDQEVQSASERQRHVWENLQTLLHHACSYSPAFRQRLEKAGLNAEDIKGLGDWDKIPVLPKKDLVHLQTQDSRLGGLLACDLGELRHIFMSPGPIVDPEARKKDFWGFAEAFYAAGFRSRDVVQMTFSYHFTPAGLMMEEPLHEIGCAVFPAGPGNTEGQIDVMTRLGVNGFVGMASFLKIIADKAEKNGLDLKKDFKLRVAFVAAEKLSETLRSELEERFGMLVRQGYGTADLGCIAYECPEKSGMHLSSRCHVEVCDPETRKPLSPGQPGEVVVTPFNPDYPLIRLATGDLSVITEDPCPCGRKSPRLQGIMGRVDDTVKVKGQFVYPAQVAQALSVFPDIKTWKIVTTNPGGKDKISLYLCCSRDTDTLKVSKTFQEKIKLRAEVHVLEDGHEMFEKGSGIEDKRSWE
- a CDS encoding ABC transporter ATP-binding protein, yielding MNILSVENLEVVYNDVVLVLKGLSIKVERGSITALLGSNGAGKSTTLKSISGLLATEDGEITEGSIFYDEQPIHKLWPEKIVRLGIFQVMEGRRIFEDLNVEENLKCGGFIRPKSEFSVSKEMVYEYFPRLKERRKQLAGYLSGGEQQMLAIGRALMAKPKLLLLDEPSLGLAPLLVEEIFEIIKRVNSEEGVTILLVEQNARAALSISSHGYILENGRIVMDGRAKSLLENPDVQEFYLGIGKTGEKRSYRDVKHYRRRKRWLG
- a CDS encoding ABC transporter substrate-binding protein; the encoded protein is MKRFMQFILLATIMACFSGVAQAEIRIGLISDLSGATSDVGRPYADGVKDAVKYINDQGGINGQKIHLMQVDYAYNVQQALAAYNRFKSQGMVALQGWGTADTEALVRQVARDRIPTFSASYSAHLTDPNVAPYNFFIAADYSTQLRGVLNYLHRNWDKDRAPRLAFVYPNHPYGLAPIPAGREYARELGFEIVGEENVGLGDMDATTQLIRLNRNKPDYVWVGGTISSTAVILKDAERLNMDAVFITNIWGSDEQLLSLAGSSVNGHLGLQTGVIYGADVPGMAVIEEITGGRPQMTHYIRGFASMLVMAEGIRIAMENDELNGSGIRDAVRTLRDFDPMGLTPAVSFYPDDHRPNMSVYIYRLHQDGMELLAEEELERRDDWLGK
- a CDS encoding branched-chain amino acid ABC transporter permease codes for the protein MQGKCGLFFTTYARESQVFHTGFQKSSLAIFFIVLLISPFFLSSYQVSLLNLINIAVIGAVSLNLLTGSCGQISLGHGAFIGVGAYASGVLTLSGMPFLPALILAGGITAMVGMIFGIPSLRLKGIYLAIATLAAQLILVYIFMHWTSVTGGAIGMGLDTPVIFGFDFDTDLKMFYLTLAFAVLAVIMVKNVLRTKSGRAFVAIRDFHLSAESVGINLFYYKLQAFGISSFLAGIAGGLWAHYTMYITPEQFEITLSISYLAMIIIGGLGSVLGSVFGAVFITLLPEVLSFIADHLSGFFPNISTYFLAMRDGIFGLILVLFLIFEPDGLARRWQLAKSYFKLHPFAH
- a CDS encoding branched-chain amino acid ABC transporter permease; its protein translation is MEYYLHLVLNGLVIGSIYSLVALGFVIIYKATKVVNFAQGELVMFGAYVCFALTVQLGLPFLISFFMTLIFSVILGLCLERVILRPMIGEPIISVIMVTVGLSTVLKAVIQLFWGTSIRVYPQVLPTEPVWILGLPVAPVYIAAFCLSVVLFVIFSFFFKYSTMGIAMRATAFDQQAAQSMGIGVKNIFAMSWCIAAVVSSIGGIILGNINGINPQLGHLGLKVFPAVILGGLDSLLGAAIGGLIIGILENVSDGLAQQLFGLAGFREVAAYVVLVIILMIRPYGLFGTHEIERV
- a CDS encoding AMP-binding protein yields the protein MTDHNTTLPRLLLENAGKLSSVTALREKEWGIWQTYSWQDYLEITAEFAAGLKKLGLGKGDVIVLIGDNRPEWLWAELAIQSLGGISLGVYQDVQAQEIEYIFELTGCKLVIAEDQEQVDKMLSLRETVSHLEYIVFHDAKGLSQYDHPGLMHFDHVRQQGKESSGDFEKWVSEVSPDDVCLIATTSGTTGRPKLAMLSHKNLLSMAYNLGQVDPKHQTDEFVSFLPLAWMGEQMMAVASSLLYGFCVNFPEEQETVQNDIREIGPHIIFSPPRVWENLAARIQVRIMETTRLKRFIYHTCMGIGIEMAECRLGRKEPGLGLKTRYALSQFFLFRSLRDRLGFSKIRSATTGGAALGPDTFKFFHAMGVNLKQIYGQTEIAGISCIHRDGHIDFDTVGEPIPETRIKISEEGEILSKSDAVFQGYYKDKKATAETLSDDGWLLSGDAGYFKDNGQLVVIDRLKDVMELADGTKFSPQFMENKLKFSPYIREAVVMGKGKEYIAAIICIDEEITGRWSESKLITYTTYQDLAAKKEVYNLIAEEVRKINSTLPENTRIRRFALLFKELDADDGELTRTRKIRRKVVGERYQELIDNLYTDKSKVDMVARIQYQDGSTREMKGSIAIKDVA